One Acidimicrobiales bacterium genomic region harbors:
- a CDS encoding molybdopterin-dependent oxidoreductase, with translation MTIDDTAPPRKEGTGLSSYPPEETWDHVDALDAKAWPTRVRRAHRLVPTTCFNCEANCGLLAWVDKETGRISKFEGNPVHPASRGRNCAKGPATINQVEDPERILYPMKRVGDRGEGLWERISWEQALDEVGTRIGNAFREERHHEVMYHVGRMGDDTYMERVLHSWGIDGHNSHTNICSSGARVGYASWMGFDRPSADFANAKVIFLISSHLEAGHYFNPHAQRIIEGQANGATVICVDPRLSNTASKADHWFSAWPGTEAFLLLAIARLLILGGTWDAAFFERWVNWETFLREARPDLEPVFANVGPALLELYAEYTPEAAARICGIDEDRIRTVARIIGEGLGRFASHTWRASSAGNEGGWMVARCLQFLNVLTGSVGTVGGTNANGWNKFIPVTPIHPEPQGRWNELQWPIEYPLSHHEMSMLLPHFLKAGRGYIDTYFTRVYNPLWTNPDGFTWMEVLRDPDKVGCHVALTPTWNESAWFADYVLPMGIASERHDVSSFETHNGRWIGFRQPVLRRHRELDGETFERTHEANPGEVWEEQEFFIDLSWRIDPDGSLGIRSQFESLENPGTPLTLDEYYAMLFEGSVPGLPEAAAAEGLTPLEYMRRRGSFSLPGDQTQVYERHVPAADLEGAFRDEAGVWRRPGTAGSHEALEDIEGHMPFIGDGSPAVDIDGEARLGFPTPSRKLEFFSATIRDWGWPEYAMPTFIRSQVHWEDLDMSAGERILVPTFRIPTLIHTRSANSKWLNEISHRHPLWLHPTDAEQLGIEENGLVRITTRIGHFVIQAWRTEGIRPGVVAASHHMGRWRLEDDKARSWGAGKASIERDDDGRWRLRRDHGAEAYQSDDPDTDLIWWTDTGVHQNLTFPVQPDPVSGMHCWLQRVTVAPAEVGDAYGDVVVDTGASQRIFEEWLAKARPGPGPDGLRRPLWFARPVKPRATAYRYEG, from the coding sequence ATGACCATCGACGACACTGCCCCACCCCGGAAGGAGGGGACAGGCCTCTCGAGCTATCCGCCCGAGGAGACCTGGGACCACGTCGACGCGCTGGACGCAAAGGCGTGGCCGACCAGGGTCCGGCGGGCCCACCGGCTGGTGCCCACAACGTGCTTCAACTGCGAGGCCAACTGCGGCCTGCTGGCCTGGGTCGACAAGGAGACCGGCCGGATCTCGAAGTTCGAGGGCAACCCTGTCCATCCGGCCAGCCGTGGCCGCAACTGCGCCAAGGGCCCGGCCACCATCAACCAGGTCGAGGACCCCGAGCGGATCCTGTATCCGATGAAGCGGGTCGGCGACCGGGGCGAGGGCCTCTGGGAGCGCATCTCCTGGGAACAGGCCCTCGACGAGGTCGGTACCCGCATCGGGAACGCCTTCCGGGAGGAGCGCCACCACGAGGTCATGTACCACGTCGGTCGGATGGGCGACGACACCTACATGGAGCGGGTCCTCCACTCATGGGGCATCGACGGCCACAACAGCCACACCAACATCTGCTCCAGCGGTGCCCGGGTGGGCTACGCCTCCTGGATGGGATTCGACCGCCCCTCGGCCGACTTCGCCAATGCCAAGGTCATCTTCCTCATCTCGTCGCACCTCGAGGCCGGGCACTACTTCAACCCTCACGCCCAGCGGATCATCGAGGGCCAGGCCAACGGCGCCACAGTCATCTGCGTCGATCCCCGCCTGTCCAACACGGCCTCCAAGGCCGACCACTGGTTCTCGGCCTGGCCGGGTACCGAGGCCTTCCTGCTGCTAGCCATCGCCCGCCTGCTTATCCTGGGCGGCACCTGGGACGCGGCGTTCTTCGAGCGCTGGGTGAACTGGGAGACCTTCCTCCGGGAGGCCCGCCCCGACCTGGAGCCTGTGTTCGCCAACGTAGGCCCAGCCCTGCTGGAGCTCTACGCCGAGTACACGCCGGAAGCCGCAGCCCGAATCTGCGGCATCGACGAGGACCGCATCCGCACCGTCGCCCGCATCATCGGCGAGGGCCTCGGCAGGTTCGCCTCCCACACCTGGAGGGCTTCGTCGGCCGGCAACGAGGGCGGATGGATGGTGGCCCGTTGCCTGCAGTTCCTCAACGTGCTGACCGGGTCCGTCGGCACCGTGGGTGGTACCAACGCCAACGGCTGGAACAAGTTCATCCCCGTCACACCGATACACCCCGAGCCCCAGGGGCGGTGGAACGAACTGCAGTGGCCGATCGAGTACCCGCTCAGCCACCACGAGATGTCGATGCTGTTGCCCCACTTCCTGAAGGCAGGTCGGGGCTACATCGACACCTACTTCACACGGGTCTACAACCCGTTGTGGACCAACCCGGACGGCTTCACCTGGATGGAGGTGCTACGCGACCCCGACAAGGTCGGATGCCACGTGGCGCTCACCCCCACCTGGAACGAGTCGGCGTGGTTCGCCGACTACGTGCTGCCCATGGGCATCGCCTCGGAACGACACGACGTGTCCAGCTTCGAGACCCACAACGGACGCTGGATCGGGTTCCGCCAGCCGGTCCTCCGTCGCCACCGGGAACTCGACGGCGAGACCTTCGAGCGGACCCATGAGGCCAACCCGGGCGAGGTCTGGGAGGAGCAGGAGTTCTTCATCGACCTGTCGTGGCGGATAGACCCCGATGGTTCGCTGGGCATCCGTTCGCAGTTCGAGAGCCTGGAGAACCCCGGCACCCCGCTCACCCTGGACGAGTACTACGCCATGCTGTTCGAGGGCTCAGTGCCGGGGCTGCCCGAGGCGGCCGCGGCCGAGGGCCTCACCCCGCTGGAGTACATGCGGCGCAGAGGCTCGTTCTCGCTGCCCGGAGACCAGACTCAGGTCTACGAACGCCACGTGCCCGCCGCTGACCTGGAGGGCGCATTCCGGGACGAGGCCGGCGTCTGGCGTCGACCGGGTACCGCCGGCTCCCACGAGGCGTTGGAGGACATCGAAGGCCACATGCCGTTCATCGGCGACGGCTCGCCGGCCGTCGACATCGACGGCGAGGCCAGGCTCGGATTCCCCACGCCGTCCAGGAAGCTGGAGTTCTTCTCGGCGACCATCCGCGACTGGGGCTGGCCCGAGTACGCCATGCCGACCTTCATCAGGAGCCAGGTCCACTGGGAGGACCTGGACATGTCAGCCGGCGAGCGCATTCTGGTGCCGACGTTCCGCATCCCGACGCTCATCCACACCCGGTCGGCCAACAGCAAGTGGCTGAACGAGATCAGCCATCGCCATCCGCTCTGGCTGCACCCCACCGATGCCGAGCAGCTGGGCATCGAGGAGAACGGGCTGGTCCGGATCACCACCCGAATCGGCCACTTCGTCATCCAGGCGTGGCGTACCGAGGGAATCCGCCCCGGGGTGGTGGCTGCCAGCCACCACATGGGTCGGTGGCGCCTCGAGGACGACAAGGCCCGGTCGTGGGGTGCCGGGAAGGCCTCCATCGAACGGGACGATGACGGTAGGTGGCGGCTCCGGCGGGACCACGGGGCGGAGGCGTACCAGAGCGACGATCCGGACACCGACCTGATCTGGTGGACCGACACCGGGGTGCACCAGAACCTCACCTTTCCTGTCCAGCCCGATCCGGTCAGCGGCATGCACTGCTGGCTGCAGAGGGTGACCGTCGCCCCGGCCGAGGTCGGCGACGCCTACGGCGACGTGGTGGTCGACACCGGGGCGTCGCAGCGGATCTTCGAGGAGTGGCTGGCCAAGGCCCGTCCGGGTCCCGGCCCCGACGGCCTACGCCGCCCGCTCTGGTTCGCCCGCCCGGTCAAGCCGAGGGCGACCGCATACCGCTACGAGGGCTGA